Genomic DNA from Parvivirga hydrogeniphila:
ATGAGTCGCATAACGTTATCGAGGATCTCTCCGGATGGGATGCCCCGTCTCTGGTACCAGCCGCAGAGCAGGGCCTCCGATGTCCTGACATCGTAGCGGACGTCGTCACGCTGCGCCCACGGGGTGCATCGCGGCGTACTCCTCCGGCGTGAGGTAGCCGAGCGAACTGTGCAGGTGTTCGGTGTTGTGCTCGACCCTGAACCGTTCGAGCATCGCCCGGGCGCGCTCGATGCTCCAGAACTCGTGCTCATCTCATTCAGGCATTCGTCGCGCAGGCGTGAGTTGAACGACTCGCAGAAACCGTTCTGCCAGGGCTTGCCCGGCGCGATGCGGAACGTGTCCGTCCCGATCTCGGCGAGCCAGTCCACGACCTCGGACGCGATGAATCCTCCACCATTGTCTGAACGGATCACCGCAGGCGTTCCGTGCTCTGCGAACAGCCGCTGAAGCACCAGCTCGACCGCGCCGGCCGTGATCGAGCGGGCGCCGAAGACGGCGAGCGCGCAGCGGGTGGAGACTCATCGACGGCGGTGAGCATCTTGAACGTCCTCCCGGGACTCGTGGCGTCGCAGACGATGTCGCAGGTCCAGACGTGGTTGCGGTACTCGGCGCTCACGGGCACACCGGCCCCGATGCGGATCTTGCGTCGGCGCCTGCGCGCCGGGACCGCCAGGTCGTGGTCGCGCCAGATGCGCTCCATGCGCTTGCGGTTCTGGACGAGACCGCGCCGCCTGAGCGAACGGAAGGCCCGCCTCGAGCCCC
This window encodes:
- a CDS encoding integrase core domain-containing protein, which encodes MERARAMLERFRVEHNTEHLHSSLGYLTPEEYAAMHPVGAA
- a CDS encoding IS3 family transposase, which translates into the protein MSGAPDKRHTVREMTAAGMSTRRACWVVGTSRSHLDCGPAPKGDEEILAAIAEIRRRKPRWGSRRAFRSLRRRGLVQNRKRMERIWRDHDLAVPARRRRRKIRIGAGVPVSAEYRNHVWTCDIVCDATSPGRTFKMLTAVDESPPAARSPSSAPARSRPARSSWCFSGCSQSTERLR